Proteins encoded by one window of Sphingomonas ginkgonis:
- a CDS encoding DNA polymerase III subunit delta' has product MSGDTPSIIIGQDRAVESFVAARESGALHHAWLLSGPRGVGKALFAVQAATRLLADAAGPPVGLPGLATPPEHRIARLMAAGSHPDFRLLERLENKSGTGLARNITVDQVRELAGLFAATPALSEWRAVVIDSADDLERSAANALLKMLEEPPARSVFFLVSHAAGRLLPTIRSRCRRLEFQTLDDDAMAAALAQALPEASAAERAGLVPLAGGSVGRALNYHELDLAPLEAQALDILRTGDATNLKRSKLATALGGRGAAPRYAAFLELLPALVAREARSLSGNGQGRALDAYARVRETCALAPRLSLDAAATGFQLGTILASVAGEPTRR; this is encoded by the coding sequence ATGTCCGGGGACACGCCCTCCATCATCATCGGCCAGGACCGCGCGGTCGAAAGCTTCGTCGCCGCGCGGGAAAGCGGCGCGCTCCATCACGCCTGGCTGCTGTCGGGGCCGCGCGGGGTCGGCAAGGCGCTGTTCGCGGTGCAGGCGGCGACCCGGCTGCTGGCCGACGCGGCCGGCCCGCCGGTTGGCCTCCCGGGCCTCGCCACGCCCCCCGAGCACCGCATCGCCCGGCTGATGGCAGCCGGCAGCCATCCCGATTTCCGCCTGCTCGAGCGGCTGGAGAACAAGAGCGGCACTGGGCTGGCCCGCAACATCACGGTCGACCAGGTGCGCGAGCTCGCCGGGCTGTTCGCGGCCACCCCGGCGCTGTCCGAGTGGCGCGCGGTGGTGATCGACAGCGCCGACGATCTAGAGCGCTCGGCCGCCAACGCCCTGCTGAAGATGCTTGAGGAGCCGCCGGCCAGGAGCGTCTTCTTCCTCGTCAGCCATGCCGCCGGCCGGCTTCTTCCCACCATCCGCTCGCGCTGCCGCCGGCTGGAGTTCCAGACGCTCGACGATGACGCCATGGCGGCAGCGCTGGCCCAGGCCCTGCCGGAGGCGAGCGCCGCCGAGCGGGCCGGGCTGGTGCCGCTGGCCGGCGGATCGGTCGGCCGCGCGCTCAACTATCACGAACTCGACCTCGCCCCGCTGGAAGCGCAGGCGCTCGACATCCTCCGCACCGGCGACGCGACCAATCTCAAGCGGAGCAAGCTGGCCACGGCGCTCGGCGGCCGGGGTGCGGCACCGCGCTACGCCGCCTTCCTGGAGCTGCTGCCCGCCCTCGTCGCTCGGGAAGCGCGCAGCCTGAGCGGAAACGGGCAGGGGCGCGCCCTCGATGCCTACGCCCGCGTGCGCGAGACCTGCGCGCTGGCGCCGCGCCTCTCGCTCGATGCGGCCGCCACCGGCTTCCAGCTCGGGACCATCCTCGCCTCCGTTGCCGGGGAGCCGACCCGCCGCTAG
- a CDS encoding molybdopterin cofactor-binding domain-containing protein, with product MTAATRREVLAGAGITVLFSLAGPALAQQAGSGGGEQQGGGEPQKVRPDLPGDLAKFPALDSWIRIDGEGRATVFTGKAELGQGMKTALTQLAADELDIPLEQVTLVTADTARTPNEGVTAGSHTLQDSGTAIANAAANVRYLLAEQAAQRWNLPITAVRTRRGTVLDGGSRSVSYAELARSVSLHVPARPGVPRKRMEGRHFIGRDVPRVDIPGKLTGAPAYVHDLSFPDMLHARVVRGPHSGTRLFPNVDALRRLPGVEQVVTRGRFVAMLGPREWPLVRALRLAGQIRSAPTGRVPSGSLSQILTGLRDQPSTILDRHADPALVPTRSLAADYSRPWLMHGSIGPSCALALFRDGQLTVWTHTQGVEPLRGALAELTSLPKERIRCIHAEGAGCYGHNGADDVAADAALAAIGVPGRPVRLQWSREQEHGWEPMGPAQLVRMRGGVDATGRIAAWEHQVWSNTHSTRPAKAGDLLAGQEVDQGFQPTPVKPIPQPEGGGDRNSVPLYAFPNARVVSHFLPDMPMRVSALRSLGAHMNVFAIESFIDELAHGTGHDPVAYRLAHLTDARGRAVIEKAAQRFGWSANRRAPNRGAGFAFARYKNLGAYCAIAMDVEVERETGRLTVHRAVAAVDSGEAVNPDGIRNQIEGGIVQSLSWSSVEQAPYTAAGRTAFDWSSYPILRFDGVPRAVTVEVIDRPGQPFLGTGEAAQGPTAAALANAVFAACGQRLRSMPLRPAKN from the coding sequence ATGACGGCGGCAACCCGGCGCGAGGTGCTGGCCGGCGCCGGCATCACCGTTCTCTTCTCCCTCGCCGGACCCGCGCTGGCGCAGCAGGCGGGGAGCGGCGGCGGCGAGCAGCAGGGCGGGGGCGAGCCCCAGAAGGTCCGCCCCGACCTGCCCGGCGACCTCGCCAAGTTCCCCGCGCTCGACAGCTGGATCCGGATCGACGGGGAGGGGCGGGCGACCGTCTTCACCGGCAAGGCCGAGTTGGGCCAGGGCATGAAGACTGCGCTGACCCAGCTCGCCGCCGACGAGCTGGACATCCCTCTCGAGCAGGTCACGCTGGTCACCGCCGATACCGCGCGCACCCCCAACGAGGGGGTGACCGCGGGCAGCCACACGCTGCAGGACAGCGGCACCGCCATCGCCAACGCCGCGGCCAACGTCCGCTACCTGCTCGCCGAACAGGCGGCGCAGCGCTGGAACCTCCCGATCACCGCGGTCAGGACCCGGCGCGGGACGGTGCTCGACGGCGGTTCGCGCTCGGTCAGCTATGCCGAGCTGGCCCGGAGCGTCTCGCTTCACGTTCCCGCCCGGCCAGGGGTGCCGCGCAAGCGGATGGAAGGGCGGCACTTCATCGGCCGCGACGTGCCGCGGGTCGACATTCCCGGCAAGCTCACCGGCGCGCCGGCCTATGTCCACGACCTCAGCTTCCCCGACATGCTCCACGCCCGGGTGGTGCGCGGGCCGCATTCGGGCACCCGGCTCTTTCCCAATGTCGACGCGCTGCGCCGGCTCCCCGGGGTCGAGCAGGTCGTCACCCGCGGCCGCTTCGTCGCCATGCTGGGCCCGCGCGAATGGCCGCTGGTGCGGGCGCTCCGCCTTGCCGGGCAGATCCGCTCGGCGCCGACGGGCCGGGTCCCGTCGGGGTCGCTGTCGCAAATACTGACCGGACTTCGCGACCAGCCCTCGACCATCCTCGACCGTCATGCCGATCCGGCGCTGGTTCCCACCCGCAGCCTCGCCGCCGACTACAGCCGGCCGTGGCTGATGCATGGCTCGATCGGGCCGTCCTGCGCGCTCGCACTGTTCCGCGACGGGCAACTCACCGTCTGGACCCACACCCAGGGCGTCGAGCCCCTGCGCGGCGCGCTGGCCGAGCTGACCTCCCTCCCCAAGGAGCGAATCCGCTGCATCCATGCCGAGGGGGCGGGCTGCTACGGGCACAACGGCGCGGACGACGTTGCCGCCGACGCCGCGCTCGCCGCCATCGGCGTTCCCGGTCGCCCGGTCCGCCTCCAGTGGAGCCGCGAGCAGGAACATGGGTGGGAGCCGATGGGCCCGGCCCAGCTCGTCCGGATGCGCGGCGGGGTCGATGCCACCGGCCGCATTGCCGCCTGGGAGCATCAGGTGTGGAGCAACACCCACAGCACGCGGCCGGCGAAGGCCGGGGACCTGCTGGCGGGCCAGGAGGTCGACCAAGGGTTCCAGCCAACCCCGGTCAAGCCGATCCCGCAGCCCGAGGGCGGCGGTGACCGCAACTCGGTCCCGCTCTATGCCTTCCCCAATGCCCGGGTCGTCTCGCACTTCCTCCCCGACATGCCGATGCGGGTCTCGGCGCTGCGCTCGCTCGGCGCGCACATGAACGTGTTCGCGATCGAGAGCTTCATCGACGAGCTGGCGCACGGGACCGGCCACGATCCCGTTGCCTACCGGCTCGCCCACCTGACCGACGCGCGCGGCCGGGCGGTGATCGAGAAGGCGGCGCAGCGCTTCGGCTGGTCCGCCAACCGCCGCGCCCCCAACCGCGGCGCCGGCTTCGCCTTCGCCCGCTACAAGAACCTCGGCGCCTATTGCGCGATCGCGATGGACGTGGAGGTCGAACGCGAGACGGGGCGCCTGACCGTCCACCGGGCGGTCGCCGCGGTCGACAGCGGGGAGGCGGTCAACCCCGACGGCATCCGCAACCAGATCGAGGGCGGGATCGTCCAATCGCTGAGCTGGTCGAGCGTCGAGCAGGCGCCCTATACCGCCGCCGGGCGCACCGCCTTCGACTGGAGCAGCTACCCGATCCTCCGCTTCGACGGCGTTCCGCGCGCGGTCACGGTCGAGGTCATCGACCGTCCCGGCCAGCCCTTCCTCGGCACCGGTGAGGCGGCGCAGGGACCGACCGCCGCGGCGCTTGCCAATGCGGTGTTCGCCGCCTGCGGTCAGCGGCTCCGCTCGATGCCGCTGCGCCCGGCGAAGAACTGA
- a CDS encoding retropepsin-like aspartic protease family protein, protein MNDDAAPRAVYLLIIIVMIASSLAARRLPLRETAKMALAWVAIFGVVFALFVFRDDFSTLGARLRAEVTGAPVECAGTLRIPRSEDGHYWVEASVNGERGRFLVDSGATITTISPQLARSAGIARSGPGSMVETANGAAMVDQATADRFALGSIERTDFPVNVSRSDGVNVVGMNFLTRLSGWGVEGTTLVLRP, encoded by the coding sequence TTGAACGACGACGCCGCGCCGCGCGCCGTCTACCTGCTGATCATCATCGTCATGATCGCCTCGTCGCTGGCCGCCCGCCGCCTCCCGCTGCGCGAGACGGCGAAGATGGCGCTCGCCTGGGTCGCCATCTTCGGGGTGGTTTTCGCGCTTTTCGTATTTAGGGACGATTTTTCCACCCTCGGCGCCCGCCTCCGCGCCGAGGTGACGGGAGCGCCGGTCGAGTGCGCCGGCACGCTCCGCATTCCGCGCAGCGAGGACGGACATTATTGGGTCGAGGCGAGCGTCAACGGCGAGCGCGGTCGCTTCCTCGTCGACAGCGGTGCAACCATCACCACGATCAGCCCGCAGCTGGCGCGCTCCGCAGGGATCGCCCGCAGCGGTCCGGGATCGATGGTCGAAACCGCCAACGGCGCGGCGATGGTCGACCAGGCGACCGCCGACCGCTTTGCGCTCGGCTCGATCGAACGAACCGACTTTCCCGTGAACGTCAGCCGGTCGGACGGCGTCAACGTGGTCGGGATGAACTTCCTGACGCGGCTTTCGGGCTGGGGGGTCGAGGGAACCACGCTGGTGCTCCGCCCATGA
- the metG gene encoding methionine--tRNA ligase: MSEPYYITTAISYPNGAPHIGHAYEAIAADAIARFQRSQGRDVRFQTGTDEHGLKMAQAARKEGVEPAAYADKMSALFKDMCDGLNISYDRFIRTSEPAHHRASQAIWSAMAERGDLYLDRYEGWYSVRDEAFYDESELTDGKGGEKLSPQGTPVEWTAEESWFFRLSAYQQKLLDHYAAHPDFIRPESRRNEVLRFVEGGLQDLSVSRTSFDWGIKVPGAPAHVMYVWLDALTNYITGLGYPDDTPEWDKWWPANVHLIGKDVVRFHAVYWPAFLMSAGIALPKQVYGHGFLLSRGEKMSKSVGNVVDPNSLAERYGVDALRYFLLREVTFGQDGSYSHEAIVNRVNAELANSFGNLAQRSFSMIFKNMDGVVSAPGEHQDDQALLAAVDEAKARLAAEFEQFAFAAGLEAWMAAVFAANAYVDAQAPWALRKTDPARMAAVLGTLAAVVERLAAMVAPVVPAAAATIADYLAAGRAAGKLAAPTPVFPRLELPEDEPA, from the coding sequence ATGTCCGAGCCTTATTACATCACCACCGCGATCAGCTATCCCAACGGCGCACCGCACATCGGCCACGCCTACGAGGCGATCGCCGCCGACGCGATCGCGCGCTTCCAGCGGTCGCAGGGGCGCGACGTCCGGTTCCAGACCGGCACCGACGAGCATGGCCTCAAGATGGCCCAGGCTGCCCGCAAGGAGGGCGTCGAGCCCGCGGCCTATGCGGACAAGATGTCGGCCCTGTTCAAGGACATGTGCGACGGATTGAACATCAGCTATGATCGCTTCATCCGCACCTCCGAGCCGGCGCACCATCGCGCCAGCCAGGCGATCTGGAGCGCGATGGCGGAGCGCGGCGATCTCTACCTCGACCGCTACGAGGGCTGGTATTCGGTCCGCGACGAGGCCTTCTACGACGAGAGCGAGCTGACCGACGGGAAGGGCGGCGAGAAGCTGTCCCCGCAGGGCACGCCGGTCGAGTGGACCGCCGAGGAGAGCTGGTTCTTCCGCCTCTCCGCCTATCAGCAGAAGCTGCTCGACCATTATGCGGCCCATCCCGACTTCATCCGTCCGGAGAGCCGCCGCAACGAGGTGCTGCGCTTCGTCGAGGGCGGGCTGCAGGACCTCAGCGTCTCGCGGACCAGCTTCGACTGGGGGATCAAGGTGCCGGGAGCGCCGGCCCACGTCATGTATGTCTGGCTCGACGCGCTCACCAACTACATCACCGGGCTCGGCTATCCGGACGACACGCCTGAGTGGGACAAATGGTGGCCGGCGAACGTCCACCTCATCGGCAAGGACGTGGTCCGCTTTCACGCAGTTTATTGGCCCGCCTTCCTGATGAGCGCCGGCATCGCGCTGCCGAAGCAGGTTTACGGGCACGGCTTCCTGCTCAGCCGCGGCGAGAAGATGTCGAAGAGCGTCGGCAACGTCGTCGACCCGAACAGCCTCGCCGAGCGCTACGGGGTCGACGCGCTGCGCTATTTCCTGCTGCGCGAGGTCACCTTCGGGCAGGACGGGAGCTACAGCCACGAGGCGATCGTCAACCGCGTCAACGCCGAGCTGGCGAACAGCTTCGGCAATCTGGCGCAGCGCAGTTTCTCGATGATCTTCAAGAACATGGACGGCGTCGTTTCCGCGCCGGGCGAGCATCAGGACGACCAAGCGCTACTGGCGGCGGTCGACGAGGCCAAAGCCCGGCTGGCGGCGGAGTTCGAGCAGTTCGCCTTCGCCGCCGGCCTAGAGGCATGGATGGCCGCGGTGTTCGCCGCCAACGCCTATGTCGATGCCCAGGCGCCGTGGGCGCTGCGAAAGACCGATCCGGCCCGGATGGCGGCGGTGCTGGGCACGCTGGCCGCCGTGGTGGAGCGGCTCGCGGCGATGGTCGCGCCGGTGGTGCCCGCCGCCGCGGCAACGATCGCCGACTATCTCGCCGCCGGCCGCGCCGCCGGAAAACTCGCCGCGCCGACCCCCGTCTTCCCGCGCCTGGAGCTGCCCGAGGACGAGCCCGCGTGA
- a CDS encoding SET domain-containing protein-lysine N-methyltransferase, whose protein sequence is MKPSSIHGIGVFLTEPVSRGQLIWRFDSRIDRVYSDHEIAEMPAELRAFLRTYSTFHEGQKLWVLCGDNGRHFNHSDDPNTASLGIAFGDDVAMVELPAGTELTSDYRTICDAIRRNGADYSQPHELSSLSSPAISLSPMS, encoded by the coding sequence TTGAAGCCCAGTTCAATCCATGGAATCGGCGTTTTCCTCACCGAGCCGGTCAGCAGGGGCCAGCTGATCTGGCGCTTCGACAGCCGGATCGACCGGGTCTACTCCGACCATGAAATCGCGGAAATGCCGGCCGAACTCCGCGCTTTCCTGCGCACCTATTCGACTTTCCACGAGGGCCAGAAGCTATGGGTGCTGTGTGGCGACAATGGCCGCCATTTCAACCATAGCGACGATCCCAACACGGCCTCGCTGGGAATCGCCTTCGGTGACGACGTGGCGATGGTCGAACTTCCCGCCGGGACCGAGCTCACCAGCGACTACCGAACGATCTGCGACGCGATCCGCCGCAACGGCGCAGACTACAGCCAACCCCACGAGCTCAGTTCTCTGAGCTCGCCGGCGATCAGCCTGTCGCCGATGTCCTGA
- a CDS encoding cytochrome c: MLATRARRRGLPWWGWGLLLIALLFVVFLVWAHRPAIAAEAPPPAASFAPAEVAYGKDLAAVGNCISCHQAPGGGKPFAGGYGVVSPFGTIYGTNITPDPDTGIGRWSYLAFARAMREGVARNGSHLYPAFPYDHFSALQDRELRALYAYLMTRTPVRAENRTNGLFLPLRFRPFIAGWKLLFFRPAHWSPDAGQSAAWNRGAYLGEALAHCGGCHTPRGRLGQELKNKPFAGAFVEGWYAPPLGSTSPAVRAWTQPRLAEYLATGLSRSHAAAAGPMNAVPHNLATADPREVAALATYYARTLRDARASRAEPQLPDRAEAAARAHPLGAATFAGACAACHGEGAPMMVQDGRPALPLGSPLHEDNPADTIQIILKGLAPPLGRTGPIMPSFAASLTDAQVAELVGYMKARWGTGPDWPNLERAVGRARKGKAP, encoded by the coding sequence TTGCTAGCCACTCGGGCGAGGCGACGCGGACTGCCGTGGTGGGGATGGGGTCTGCTCCTCATCGCCCTGCTGTTCGTGGTCTTCCTGGTCTGGGCGCACCGGCCCGCGATCGCGGCCGAGGCACCCCCGCCGGCGGCGAGCTTCGCCCCGGCCGAGGTCGCTTACGGCAAGGACCTCGCGGCGGTCGGCAACTGCATCAGCTGCCACCAGGCGCCGGGCGGCGGCAAGCCATTCGCCGGCGGCTATGGCGTCGTTTCGCCGTTCGGGACGATTTACGGGACCAACATCACCCCCGATCCGGACACCGGGATCGGCCGCTGGTCCTATCTCGCCTTCGCCCGGGCGATGCGCGAGGGCGTCGCCCGCAACGGCTCGCACCTTTACCCGGCCTTTCCCTACGACCATTTCAGCGCGCTCCAGGATCGCGAGCTTCGCGCGCTCTACGCCTATCTAATGACCCGGACGCCGGTCCGCGCCGAGAACCGCACCAACGGGCTGTTCCTGCCGCTGCGCTTCCGGCCGTTCATCGCCGGGTGGAAGCTGCTCTTCTTCCGCCCCGCGCACTGGAGCCCCGACGCCGGCCAGTCGGCGGCGTGGAACCGCGGCGCCTACCTCGGCGAGGCGCTGGCGCACTGCGGCGGCTGCCACACTCCGCGTGGGCGCCTCGGCCAGGAACTCAAGAACAAACCCTTTGCCGGCGCCTTCGTCGAGGGCTGGTACGCGCCGCCGCTCGGCTCGACCTCGCCCGCGGTGCGCGCCTGGACCCAGCCGCGGCTCGCCGAATATCTCGCCACCGGGCTCAGCCGCAGCCACGCGGCGGCCGCCGGGCCGATGAACGCCGTCCCGCACAACCTCGCCACCGCCGACCCGCGCGAGGTCGCCGCGCTCGCCACCTACTACGCCCGGACGCTCCGCGACGCGCGGGCGAGCAGGGCCGAGCCGCAGCTCCCCGACCGCGCCGAGGCGGCCGCCCGCGCCCACCCGCTCGGCGCCGCCACCTTCGCCGGCGCCTGCGCCGCCTGTCACGGCGAAGGCGCGCCGATGATGGTTCAGGACGGCCGCCCCGCGCTGCCGCTCGGCAGTCCGCTCCACGAGGACAACCCGGCCGACACGATCCAGATCATCCTCAAGGGGCTGGCGCCGCCGCTCGGCCGGACCGGGCCGATCATGCCGTCCTTCGCCGCCTCGCTGACCGATGCGCAGGTGGCGGAGCTGGTCGGCTACATGAAGGCGCGGTGGGGCACGGGACCCGACTGGCCGAACCTCGAGCGGGCGGTCGGCCGCGCCCGGAAGGGCAAGGCGCCATGA
- the tmk gene encoding dTMP kinase translates to MRGSFITLEGGEGVGKSTQARALAEALRALGLEVVTTREPGGSEGAEMIRALLLGGPEERWTAEAEALLFAAARADHVAKTIRPALERGAWVLCDRFLDSSLAYQGGAGGLGTDRVRAINLFGLGGTLPDRTLVLALSDGAERARARDNDAPDRIGGRPADYHDAVAAAFRGLAGEEPERIRCIDAHGAPEAVTERLMTALADLLPAQQITPG, encoded by the coding sequence GTGCGCGGCAGCTTCATCACGCTCGAGGGCGGGGAGGGGGTCGGCAAGTCGACTCAGGCCCGCGCCCTCGCCGAGGCGCTGCGCGCCCTCGGGCTGGAAGTCGTGACCACCCGCGAGCCGGGCGGGAGCGAGGGCGCGGAGATGATCCGCGCGCTGCTGCTCGGCGGCCCGGAGGAGCGCTGGACGGCGGAGGCCGAGGCGCTGCTGTTCGCCGCCGCCCGCGCCGACCATGTCGCCAAGACGATCCGCCCGGCGCTGGAGCGCGGCGCCTGGGTGCTGTGCGACCGCTTCCTCGACAGCTCGCTCGCCTACCAGGGCGGGGCGGGCGGGCTCGGCACCGACCGGGTGCGGGCGATCAACCTGTTCGGGCTGGGCGGCACGCTGCCCGACCGGACGCTGGTGCTGGCGCTCAGCGACGGAGCCGAGCGGGCGCGGGCGCGCGACAATGACGCGCCGGACAGGATTGGTGGCCGCCCCGCGGACTATCATGACGCCGTCGCCGCAGCCTTCCGCGGCCTCGCCGGGGAAGAGCCGGAGCGGATCCGCTGCATCGACGCGCACGGCGCGCCGGAGGCGGTGACCGAGCGGCTGATGACCGCGCTCGCCGACCTGCTCCCGGCCCAGCAGATTACGCCAGGCTGA
- a CDS encoding retropepsin-like aspartic protease family protein, whose protein sequence is MNDLMVGTVYWVMAGMLLLGMLLSRRGRFTRVLLATFGWASVFAACFVLLTFRDNLGYVAARLKTEATGEPLAVGRETRIPMAIDGHFWVDAEVNGQPVKFLIDSGATMTTVGADTARRTHVSIDPDRTAMVRTGNGIIRVALGNADELRFGSLVRHDVPMHVSEEGDLNVLGMSFLSGLQRWGVEGRWLILQS, encoded by the coding sequence ATGAACGACCTGATGGTCGGCACCGTCTACTGGGTCATGGCCGGCATGCTGCTGCTCGGCATGCTGCTGAGCCGCCGCGGGCGGTTCACCCGAGTCCTGCTGGCGACCTTCGGCTGGGCCAGCGTGTTCGCGGCCTGCTTCGTGCTCCTCACCTTTCGCGACAACCTCGGCTATGTCGCGGCGCGGCTGAAAACCGAGGCGACCGGGGAACCGCTCGCAGTCGGGCGCGAGACCCGGATCCCGATGGCGATCGACGGCCATTTCTGGGTCGATGCTGAGGTCAACGGCCAGCCCGTCAAGTTCCTGATCGACAGCGGCGCGACCATGACGACCGTGGGCGCCGACACCGCGCGGCGCACCCACGTCAGCATCGACCCCGACCGCACCGCCATGGTCCGCACCGGCAACGGGATCATTCGCGTCGCCCTCGGCAACGCCGACGAACTCCGCTTCGGCTCGCTCGTCCGCCACGACGTTCCGATGCACGTCAGCGAGGAAGGGGACCTCAACGTCCTCGGCATGAGCTTCCTTTCGGGGCTCCAGCGCTGGGGCGTCGAAGGACGCTGGCTGATCCTCCAGAGCTGA
- a CDS encoding TatD family hydrolase gives MTLIDSHCHLNYAGLAEREEEVLAAARARGVAGFLNISTRRSEWGAVVGAAERHPDVWASIGVHPHEADAHPDLGAQALVEAADHPRVVGIGECGLDYFYDKSDRDAQKERFRAHIAAARETGLPVIIHTREAEEDTAAILAEEMGKGTFKAVLHCFTSSAWLAEKALDLGLFISLSGIVTFKNAKDLQEVARTIPEDRLLVETDAPFLAPVPNRGKTCEPAFVADTAAFVARLRGEPVEQLAERTTANFFRLFDRAAA, from the coding sequence GTGACCCTGATCGACAGCCACTGTCACCTCAACTACGCCGGGCTGGCCGAGCGGGAGGAGGAGGTGCTCGCCGCCGCCCGGGCGCGCGGCGTGGCCGGCTTCCTCAACATCTCGACCCGCCGCTCGGAATGGGGTGCGGTGGTCGGCGCCGCCGAGCGCCACCCCGACGTCTGGGCCTCGATCGGGGTCCACCCGCACGAAGCCGACGCGCACCCGGACCTCGGCGCGCAGGCGCTGGTCGAGGCGGCGGACCATCCGCGTGTCGTCGGAATCGGCGAATGCGGGCTCGACTATTTCTACGACAAGAGCGACCGCGACGCGCAGAAGGAGCGCTTTCGCGCCCATATCGCCGCCGCGCGCGAGACCGGGCTGCCGGTCATCATCCACACCCGCGAGGCGGAGGAAGATACCGCCGCGATCCTCGCCGAGGAGATGGGGAAGGGGACCTTCAAGGCCGTTCTCCATTGCTTCACGAGCAGCGCGTGGCTGGCCGAGAAGGCGCTCGACCTTGGCCTGTTCATCTCGCTGTCCGGCATCGTCACCTTCAAGAATGCCAAGGACTTGCAGGAGGTCGCTCGCACGATCCCGGAGGATCGGCTGCTGGTCGAGACCGACGCTCCTTTCCTCGCGCCGGTGCCCAACCGCGGCAAGACCTGCGAACCCGCCTTCGTCGCTGACACCGCCGCCTTCGTCGCTCGGCTCCGCGGCGAGCCGGTCGAGCAGCTGGCCGAACGCACCACCGCCAACTTCTTCCGCCTGTTCGACCGGGCCGCCGCATGA
- a CDS encoding (2Fe-2S)-binding protein: MIHLNVNGAERQVDVDPSTPLLYVLRDDLKLHAAKFGCGLGQCGACTVLVDGEAAFSCITPVALLAGRRVTTVEGLGTAETPGVVQQAFIAEQAAQCGYCIPGMIARAEALLRQTTTPSEALLRTAMQPSLCRCGTHMRILRAVRRAAKAMGGGVTDPAEPTS; the protein is encoded by the coding sequence ATGATCCACCTCAACGTCAACGGCGCCGAGCGGCAGGTCGATGTCGATCCCTCGACGCCCCTGCTCTACGTGCTTCGCGACGACCTCAAGCTCCATGCCGCCAAGTTCGGCTGCGGGCTGGGCCAGTGCGGCGCCTGCACCGTGCTGGTCGACGGCGAGGCGGCCTTCTCCTGCATCACCCCGGTGGCGCTGCTCGCCGGTCGCCGGGTGACGACGGTCGAGGGTCTCGGCACCGCGGAAACGCCCGGGGTGGTACAGCAGGCCTTCATCGCCGAGCAGGCGGCGCAGTGCGGCTACTGCATCCCCGGCATGATCGCGCGCGCCGAGGCGCTGCTCCGCCAGACCACGACGCCCAGCGAGGCGCTGCTGCGGACGGCGATGCAGCCCTCGCTCTGCCGCTGCGGCACCCACATGCGGATCCTGCGCGCGGTCCGGCGCGCGGCCAAGGCGATGGGCGGCGGCGTCACCGACCCGGCGGAGCCGACGTCATGA
- a CDS encoding MBL fold metallo-hydrolase yields MKVRILGCGTSSGVPRIGEGGWGRCDPAEARNRRLRSSILVETAGESILVDAGPDMREQLIAAGTATIDRVVITHDHADHCHGIDDLRQLAHNRDEPVTVYARADVLQRLEDRFRYLFHGTALYPPVAGAAVLEGEWQCGGVRVRFVDQPHGRITSVGMRFDEGGRSLGYAIDFHDVTPAMADLYVGVDVWIADALRRTPHPTHAHLDATIGWAREIGVKQLYLSHMDNSMDWATLAKELPSWAAPAFDGQEILL; encoded by the coding sequence ATGAAGGTCCGCATCCTCGGCTGCGGCACCTCGTCGGGTGTGCCGCGGATCGGGGAGGGGGGCTGGGGCCGCTGCGATCCCGCCGAGGCGCGCAACCGGCGGCTGCGGTCGTCGATCCTGGTCGAAACGGCCGGGGAAAGCATCCTCGTCGATGCCGGTCCCGACATGCGCGAGCAGCTGATCGCCGCCGGCACCGCGACCATCGACCGCGTCGTCATCACCCACGACCATGCCGATCACTGCCATGGCATCGACGACCTGCGCCAGCTTGCCCACAACCGCGACGAGCCAGTCACCGTCTACGCGCGTGCCGATGTGCTGCAGCGGCTCGAGGACCGCTTCCGCTACCTGTTCCACGGCACTGCGCTCTATCCGCCCGTGGCCGGGGCCGCGGTGCTGGAGGGCGAGTGGCAGTGCGGCGGGGTGCGGGTCCGCTTCGTCGACCAGCCCCACGGCCGCATCACCTCGGTCGGCATGCGCTTCGACGAAGGTGGCCGGAGTCTCGGCTACGCGATCGACTTCCATGACGTCACGCCTGCCATGGCCGATCTCTACGTTGGGGTCGATGTGTGGATCGCCGACGCGCTCCGCCGGACCCCGCACCCGACCCATGCGCATCTCGACGCGACGATCGGCTGGGCCCGTGAAATCGGCGTCAAGCAACTCTATCTAAGTCACATGGACAACAGCATGGACTGGGCCACGCTGGCGAAGGAGCTGCCGAGCTGGGCGGCGCCCGCCTTCGACGGCCAGGAGATCCTCCTTTGA